A genome region from Panicum virgatum strain AP13 chromosome 4K, P.virgatum_v5, whole genome shotgun sequence includes the following:
- the LOC120704700 gene encoding serine/arginine repetitive matrix protein 1-like, producing the protein MAVAIDFVHHNIEPLKDRVHPAFYYHGLDDPTRETTEDIPPDEDISRIRTFFAGPVTNIGAPRSFSIYNPPPESAANKPKRRTRRATAKRSLSKAIAEQDTREKNPKKPRHEYRAPPTSDTSSESGNPKLERRENPKESESVGGRVPTPPPSPRPSSAQEHAEADTQVTASGSKPVEAPKPKPVPGQRRQFAKKVTDINTDTAQSSKPSEESGDRGQQSEQSARSHAEIADKETEPVTHTDDAVLPETEALQDDSITTDDVATAKMMVTGGGEASTSTANLNRCEGLADKSDSGHVFPDSDSAVLEIHI; encoded by the exons ATGGCTGTGGCCATCGACTTTGTACACCATAACATCGAACCTCTGAAGGACAGGGTGCACCCGGCCTTCTATTATCATGGTCTGGATGACCCAACTCGGGAGACTACTGAAGATATACCCCCTGACGAAGACATCAGCCGCATTAGGACCTTCTTTGCAGGCCCTGTTACTAACATAGGAGCCCCCAGGTCCTTCTCCATCTATAATCCTCCTCCTGAG TCTGCAGCCAATAAGCCAAAGCGTAGGACTCGCAGGGCTACGGCTAAACGATCCCTCTCCAAAGCAATTGCCGAACAAGATACAAGAGAGAAGAATCCGAAAAAGCCAAGGCACGAATACAGGGCACCTCCCACATCCGACACATCATCCGAATCGGGGAACCCGAAATTAGAGAGACGGGAAAACCCGAAGGAATCAGAGAGTGTCGGGGGGAGAGTTCCAACACCACCTCCATCGCCGCGTCCATCATCTGCTCAGGAGCATGCCGAGGCAGACACCCAAGTCACGGCGAGCGGCTCGAAACCAGTCGAGGCGCCCAAGCCGAAACCAGTGCCAGGCCAACGCAGGCAGTTTGCCAA GAAGGTGACCGACATCAATACTGACACTGCCCAGAGTAGCAAACCTTCAGAAGAGTCAGGCGACAGAGGACAACAGTCGGAACAGAGTGCCAGATCTCATGCCGAAATAGCTGACAAAGAAACAGAACCTGTGACACATACAG ATGATGCAGTGCTGCCGGAGACCGAAGCCCTTCAGGATGACTCTATTACCACTGATGACGTTGCCACAGCAAAGATGATGGTCACCGGGGGTGGTGAGGCTTCTACTAGCACTGCCAATCTGAACAGGTGTGAGGGCCTCGCTGATAAGAGCGACTCTGGTCACGTCTTCCCCGACTCTGATTCAGCAGTGTTAGAGATACATATCTAA